Proteins from one Prinia subflava isolate CZ2003 ecotype Zambia chromosome 4, Cam_Psub_1.2, whole genome shotgun sequence genomic window:
- the LOC134549271 gene encoding inositol 1,4,5-trisphosphate receptor-interacting protein-like 1, with protein sequence MDTWVLWFLLLQSVLHYPQPVGDGLDKATRLQMEARARFQEEVKMRLEMEVEQLALEQELEQLALEQDVWAQRDLPWSALQHWQVWAPAARVLLVLALWYIWSKRSQRREEREEDNNVNGEENGNDVGHGQEVDNIAANEEGAGGNEVDNEAVNAAVGNEADNHDEDDEIGRMLLQRIQWPRQDLKKGCRWTAALMENLAFYFPHVLSTTFYPVLHRAIAVGSAFEGWSPREQDVVYQVLIPMTPPRGHRFHLETDTEGQRSELNFRIHVEQVCTCGREQQDEQVLCLLHHPDEELEGDEHPNVLQSLCRDSYLDVEKTARWFCQLMRAIWPALPQAHNWHLVLLPSRRSCQFKVSNGQESFRIEMLFGVREDNTDIFAISEPRQGYTPSTIWPESYAVAEIKFFRYIAMRAPPDSLHLKCLQFFTRLQLGLGIDTYTMKTIVMHILSNLPASSWTTRHFVRRLMDISENLRICIEVRRLNHFIIGNQRLPEGINLPLHVLLARQYNLFHHLQLDPVAHSQAMSQYMDLRESLQRILNDED encoded by the coding sequence ATGGATACCTGGGTATTGTGGTTCTTGCTCTTGCAAAGCGTACTGCATTACCCACAACCCGTGGGTGATGGCTTGGACAAGGCGACACGTCTGCAAATGGAGGCACGTGCAAGGTTCCAGGAAGAGGTGAAGATGCGTCTGGAGATGGAGGTGGagcagctggctctggagcaggagtTGGAGCAGCTGGCCCTGGAGCAGGATGTCTGGGCCCAGAGAGACCTGCCGTGGTCTGCCTTGCAGCACTGGCAGGTCTGGGCTCCTGCTGCGCGGGTGCTCCTTGTCTTGGCCCTGTGGTATATCTGGAGTAAAAGGAgccagaggagagaggagcgtgAAGAGGACAACAATGTGAATGGGGAGGAAAACGGCAATGATGTTGGACATGGCCAGGAAGTGGACAACATTGCTGCAAATGAAGAAGGTGCTGGTGGAAATGAAGTTGACAATGAGGCTGTAAATGCAGCTGTTGGAAATGAAGCTGATAACcatgatgaggatgatgagaTTGGAAGAATGTTACTGCAGCGCATCCAGTGGCCTCGTCAGGACCTGAAAAAAGGGTGCCGGTGGACAGCTGCCCTGATGGAGAATTTGGCATTTTACTTTCCACACGTCTTGTCCACCACTTTCTACCCGGTCCTGCATCGAGCCATTGCGGTGGGCAGTGCCTTTGAGGGTTGGAGTCCCCGTGAGCAGGATGTTGTGTACCAGGTGCTCATACCCATGACTCCTCCCCGAGGGCACAGGTTCCACCTGGAGACGGACACTGAAGGGCAGAGGAGCGAGCTGAACTTCCGCATCCATGTGGAGCAGGTGTGCACCTgcgggagggagcagcaggacgAGCAGGTGCTGTGCCTCCTGCACCACCCCGACGAGGAACTGGAGGGCGACGAGCATCCCAACGTCCTTCAGTCCCTGTGCAGAGACTCCTACCTGGATGTGGAGAAAACCGCCCGCTGGTTCTGCCAGCTGATGAGAGCAATCTGGCCGGCCTTGCCTCAGGCACACAATTGGCATTTagtgctgctgccctccaggcGCTCCTGCCAATTCAAGGTGAGCAATGGCCAAGAAAGCTTCCGGATTGAGATGCTGTTTGGGGTGCGGGAAGACAACACCGACATCTTTGCAATCAGCGAGCCAAGGCAAGGCTACACCCCAAGCACAATCTGGCCAGAGAGCTACGCCGTGGCAGAGATAAAGTTCTTCAGGTACATCGCCATGCGGGCTCCCCCGGACAGCTTGCACCTCAAATGCCTGCAGTTCTTCACCCGTCTTCAGCTGGGCTTAGGCATTGACACCTATACTATGAAGACCATTGTCATGCACATCCTCAGCAACTTGCCTGCGTCATCTTGGACCACCAGGCATTTTGTGAGGCGACTGATGGATATCAGCGAGAACCTGCGCATATGTATAGAAGTGAGACGCCTCAACCACTTCATTATTGGCAACCAGAGGCTTCCCGAGGGGATCAATTTGCCCCTACATGTCCTGCTGGCCAGGCAATACAATCTTttccatcacctgcagctggatccGGTTGCCCACTCGCAGGCAATGAGTCAGTACATGGATCTGCGCGAGTCGCTCCAACGAATCCTGAACGATGAAGACTGA